The Xenopus tropicalis strain Nigerian chromosome 1, UCB_Xtro_10.0, whole genome shotgun sequence DNA segment CTTTCAGTGtctcccacttcctgctgccacTTGCACACCCTACAGCCCTAGAGTCCCTCCCCCTGCGTCCAAAGCAAACGCCTCAttcttaaagaggtggttcatgtcctattcctagcaactttgcagttttcTTCATTATTCAGTATTacactatttgccttcctcttttaaatggggcagccaaaaaactattgctctgtgagctaacaattttattattattattattattattattattactttttattccttatctttctattcagcccccctcatattcatataatagtATTCTgtttaaaccattgcctggttgctaaggtaaataagaccctagcagccagatagctgctgatattccaaactggagatgcggttgaacaaaaagctaaatgactgaaaaaccacaaaaaacaaaaaccaattgtaaaatgtctcagaatatctgtgttataataaaacattaaattaaaggTTGAGAAACCCCTTTGATTGAGAGTATGTGAATGGGGGTCACTTTAAACTTGCTTTTCTCTGTGTTGTGTTGGCTGGGAAGTTGCCCTgtatgacattagcctaaggcagtATGTAGAAAGCCCTGCTATAAAATATCATAAGATATgtccaaaaatgaaaaatttttggtgaactttgtataaagtacttacgaaaaatgctttagctcctagttgttgctctgtgctgcaaccaaatacaactgcaaaaatccaaaaataggaaaaaaaaaaagctccagcagattaactgcaaaacatttattatgggtagtggtaacacgacatgttttgggttaataccctttatcccgccggcgacttacatgttcgccggtgggatggcaggggtaggcaactcgggaagattagtcgcccgcgaacagggagttaatcgcgggcgactaatctcccccgtgtgccagagcccttaacctttccgtaccctaattagcatatgctaatgaagatttAATTGGATTTGggtcggtattcagccgaatcatTTACGAAGGATCCAAAAACGTTGCTTTGGTGCATCTCTAGTATAAGAGGCTGCCATAGGATTGCAGCGTTAATGGGAATGTTCTACTGCGGCTTGCACAGATGTACAGCATACGGTAGGGCTCAGATGTTTCTATGTGCTTCACGTACAAATCCTAAAGCAGTTCTTTGGGTAAATTCCAGAGGCTGCACAATACGGTCCTGGCATTCCTTCCATAAAAGCGTGGTTTTACCCAGCAATACGTTCTTATGTAAGTGTTTGTGCATTGCTTTCTTTCAGCTCCCCATTACACAGCCCCAGTTTCATCACGGGTTAGTTTATAGTCCTAAAGCTGGCTACCTCTGTCCTCTACCCCATGTACATGAGAAGCCTTCTGCATTGTTAGCTGAATTGAGTTTGTATTAACGGTAACAATTTCCTCTCTTGGCAGTGAGTGATGGTAGATACGTGTGCCCAATCTGCAATATCACCCTTACCTCAATAGAAATGTACCAGTCTCATATGCAAGGAAACAAGCATCAGATTAAGTAAGTATTTGCCCCCGTTGTACTCAAATACCCCTATGGACACTTCTCGTTAGATCAGATATTAACTGTACTTGCAAATTATTTTGCTGTTCTGAATGTGATCTACCCACTGATTAACCAATCAGATCACCACATGCATCAGCAATGTGTTGGTTACTGGGTAGGAATGGATAAAGGGCACGTTAAAAACGAGAACAAAATACGTTTTAGAAAAAGCAGTTTATTTATCTGATGTATCATTATTTTGAagctatatttctttaaaaatctaccaaaataatacataaataatattttaaatgaattttttttgtctCTCTCCCCAGAGAAAGCATGGTGGCTAACCTAATGAAAACCTCCAAGAAGAACTATGACTCTTTTCAAGATGAGTTAGCAGACTACATAAAGGTCCAAAAGGCACGAGGGCTGGTGCCTAAGACTCAATTCAGGCAAGAAAAGGACCAGTATGACAGCTGTGAttatgaggaggaggaggagcaggagccCGAGCCCGGGCTGCTGCACGGACACATTAACAGCAAGACTAATGCCCCTTATAAATATTTAGATCGTCATCCCGTTCCCTATCCAGCGCACAACCCATCACACCCCACTGATCAAAGAGTCCCACCTTGGGCAGCACACTGGGAACAAGCCAGCAGGCCCCCAAAGGGACACCATTTGGACCTACATAAAGCGAAACACATCTCCCGCTCTCCGACCAGTCAGGACTCGAGCGACAATTCCAGCGGCTCATCCTCGGACGAAAGCAGCGGCTCCTACAAGAAAGACAAAAGGCGTAAAAGAAAGCACCACAGAGAGAGCCGACTTCGGGGTTCTGGCAGAATAAGGAGAGGCGACGAGAACAGTGAGAAGAGGAAAAGAAAGGGGGAAGATGCCGATTCGGGGAAAGAAGACAATAAACACGACAGAGGGAAAACTTCGGGGGGTGACAAAGATAAGCACCGGagggaaaagaagaagaaagaggagCAAAGCAAAAAACACAAGAAGCTCAAAAAGGAAGGGGAGCAAAGAACTGAGGAGGAGATGCTCTGGGATGAATCCATATTGGGATTCTGAATCCACTGGGGCGATGAACGTAGATTTGGGACACATTTTCTAAACCCATCATTGCCGGACGAGCAATTAAATACTGTTACATTTGCGGCACAGAATTATGGTTATAGAtgcaaagtgattttttttttacccagactGTGAAGGAAACCAACTCTCCATAAAGTTGTATTTCCCATGCCCCTTTCACCTAAATCTGTTTAACTTATTTTAATTTTGATTTTTCCttttgagtgattttttttttttgagagagaGTTTTCAGCATATttactttgtatttgttttaagCATCAAGTCTCTCGGCGGCTCCATAGAAGCTTCATTTTACTGAGTGAAAACAGCGAATCCCCAAACTCGCGGACAAAAAGAATCAGTTTCtttattttctgaaatatttttattctgcaatGAATGGAAGGCCAGGCGTCCAGCTGACTCTGCTTTGTACATGgatttcagcctgaaaactaaTTTATAAACTGCTGTAATAAGAAAATACAATAACAGAAATACAAATTGACAATGAAATAGAGGGAGATgtattgaaatcagtttttattTTCACATGAGAATTTATTGAGCAAGACAATGTAACCTAAGATTGTGCTTAGTATGGGGGATCCCTGTGCCGGCAGAGATTTATATGGATATGAAAAGGCAACACAGTGTTCTAAGCCTCCCCCCTTATGGATCATTGTATTGGGATTAGAACACAAAAGGACAATTATGGGACGTGTGTGAAATAAAATGAATCCTGTAATGAACCCAAGCTTGGTAACATGTCTAACTATAGAGTTTGTACCCGAGGGGCATCTGCCATGCTGCTGCCTTAAGGAAAAGCTGGGAAAATGTCaacttgtgtgtttttttccccccatataAATGCCCAGATGAGAGTGAGATTTTAGTTTTTAATTCatgaataaggttttttttttgtggggataGTTAGTGATAAGGGGCCATTGCTGGAAGTCTGAAGCCCAAACCTTGGTGGGCTAGTTTAAATTTCCATAAAGTTTGGATAAGCCATAGGTCATCATTACCTAGTATGTTCTTGTTACATTAATGAGCTTTGACAGGGGCAGATAAGTAAAACACCCTCTGTGCCCTACAACCAGCCTAAGGTTTTCCCTTCCAACTCTTTATAGagctgccacctggccagtatttgaaGGGCCTGGctagtaaatcaccagctaggacCAGCACCAGTATTACtgccaatgtacttgctggtaaatgtgTAATGGCCTATACATCCCTCCCTTCACTGACTCCTCACTACCAATCACCCTTTATAACCATGGACCTACCTGTCCGTCACCTATAACCctacccagtctgcccatttccctgccctttAGCTCATATCCTTGCCCCCCAAATGATGTCAAGTCCCTCCCTCCCCAAACCCAAAGGTCGGTGttagtcacagaaaaaggtggcaactctaactCCGCATGAGCATTAAGCTTGTCTGTTTGCCCCCATAATCCTACTCATTTTTATTAAGCCAGcctccccccccactcacacagcTTGATTAATAGATAGTCATTCACACCATCATCAGCTAGTTATATGGTTACAAGAGCACATCCAAGTTACTCCAGATCACTGGCGAATGAAACATGTGCTAGAATGGACCATCAGCAAACCAGATTATTTGATTTGGAAAGGTGTTACCCAGTTGGCTGATACCATGCACATGTGGATCAGTTGGCTTTGCCCGGTTACCCTTTtagcccagtctttataaatatcATAGATGTGTCCACACAAGCTGTAGCCTGTTAGTAAAGCTGTCCTCCTCGATTAATATCTGACCGAGCATCCTTTATATACACGTAGAGAAGGATGGAGAATCCATCAGCTAGATGTCCAGTTGGGCCCTTgcacaaccaatcagatcatcTGATTCTGGCCCACTGCATGGATGGCCAAGTCATTCCAATAATTTTATCTGAGCTGGTCAGGTCCCCTGATGAGTCCAGTTGTGGGTGTAATACTGAATGTGAAATAAATGCCCCCAGTATTAGGTATGAATGTGGCTAACACTAGCCCTGACAGGGAATGGAGCCTGCTGGGATATTGTAATAAGAGAAATAAACTGTATCAAACACTGGTAATGAATGTAAATACCCAGATTTATATGAACTGGAAATTAGATGAGGTTTAAATTAGAGGGGGACAGCCTATGGGGGAGGGGGCAGTATTGGTCTCTATACTGTAACTTATGGTGAATAACCCCCCAACACTTCCATTACGCAGACACCTTTAGGTTCTACTGGAGAACCCTGGGATCATGTGCTCtgtatattcttatttttataggttttattaatgggtatgggaccggttatccacaatgctcaggaactgggggtttccagataagggatctttctgtaatttggatctccatctataaagtctactaagaaaatgtttaaataaataaatccaatagattggcctccaatatggattgattatatattgggatcaagtacaaggaatcatgtttaaaaatatgaattatttgcttataatggagtctatgggagatggacctCCCGtaatcggagctttctggataatgggtttccagataacagatcccatacccaggTACAGAGGGGAAACATCAATCTGTTCAGACTAAAAGAAAGTATTTAGGTGCTGGCTCGCTGGCACTTATTAGTGGTAATAAGTGTCTGACTTACCCTTTATTAATGCAATCGCACGCCCATGCAATTGATTGCATATAATTTCCCCAGTACCTTTGCAGATCTGGTACATgtaggacaggggtgggcaaactacggcccgcgggccacatccggccccttggcctttttaatccggcccgccgacgacgccaagtctcatcacgcgagacttggtgtcattggcgggccggaattaaagagacgaaggggccgtaacgctggcctggcctggcccgtgagccaaaaagtttgcccacccctgatgtaggacctgcaaggcattgtgggaacgtGTATCGGAATAATAATTTGCTTGGAATAATTCAACATTTGCTATTTGGGCTGAGTCACCTAGTTTGCTGCATGTAGGGGAGGGGCTTGTGTGAAACTGCACTTCCCCTTAACCCATCACTGGCTGCATTCTACCAGTCTGATATCCCATTGGTGCCAGGTACTATAGTATTAATCCTCATCCATTCATT contains these protein-coding regions:
- the krcc1 gene encoding zinc finger matrin-type protein 1 isoform X1, which gives rise to MAAESAIIPQLAESITPSSPAATCSGPMAGGDTSSNAHTSIPCQQADIVLDEQTKRELFTDTFCKVCNAVLQFESHRISHYEGKKHAQKVRLYFLKNELEEMALKTQRTDRVEFHVDGEVAQGKHKFCGLCNMVFSSPVVAQTHYVGKVHAKKMRQLAGEQVEWTPQTDQDFAAAAATSPVDSQTEIADSPAVEPTCDRRCEQEGSAEQQSCPDYEIDLNDPNKYCKLCCASFNKALVAQQHYSGKKHARNQARKKMMEEMEGTGVADSEVSDGRYVCPICNITLTSIEMYQSHMQGNKHQIKESMVANLMKTSKKNYDSFQDELADYIKVQKARGLVPKTQFRQEKDQYDSCDYEEEEEQEPEPGLLHGHINSKTNAPYKYLDRHPVPYPAHNPSHPTDQRVPPWAAHWEQASRPPKGHHLDLHKAKHISRSPTSQDSSDNSSGSSSDESSGSYKKDKRRKRKHHRESRLRGSGRIRRGDENSEKRKRKGEDADSGKEDNKHDRGKTSGGDKDKHRREKKKKEEQSKKHKKLKKEGEQRTEEEMLWDESILGF
- the krcc1 gene encoding zinc finger matrin-type protein 1, which codes for MAAESAIIPQLAESITPSSPAATCSGPMAGGDTSSNAHTSIPCQQDIVLDEQTKRELFTDTFCKVCNAVLQFESHRISHYEGKKHAQKVRLYFLKNELEEMALKTQRTDRVEFHVDGEVAQGKHKFCGLCNMVFSSPVVAQTHYVGKVHAKKMRQLAGEQVEWTPQTDQDFAAAAATSPVDSQTEIADSPAVEPTCDRRCEQEGSAEQQSCPDYEIDLNDPNKYCKLCCASFNKALVAQQHYSGKKHARNQARKKMMEEMEGTGVADSEVSDGRYVCPICNITLTSIEMYQSHMQGNKHQIKESMVANLMKTSKKNYDSFQDELADYIKVQKARGLVPKTQFRQEKDQYDSCDYEEEEEQEPEPGLLHGHINSKTNAPYKYLDRHPVPYPAHNPSHPTDQRVPPWAAHWEQASRPPKGHHLDLHKAKHISRSPTSQDSSDNSSGSSSDESSGSYKKDKRRKRKHHRESRLRGSGRIRRGDENSEKRKRKGEDADSGKEDNKHDRGKTSGGDKDKHRREKKKKEEQSKKHKKLKKEGEQRTEEEMLWDESILGF